From Haloglomus litoreum, the proteins below share one genomic window:
- a CDS encoding inorganic phosphate transporter, translating to MIAPLLVVGLLVAAFVGFNIGGSSTGVAFGPAVGSDTVSKTAAAGLMTTFALLGGYTVGKNVIETMGGEIVPPSQFSLAASVAVLFFVGLALLVSNLFGVPASTSMTAVGAIAGLGVATDSIVWPVMGRIVSWWLVAPIAAFWVCAVIGRYLYPYLDAKVPLDSAGGVIERRYAGPIPYPARAPGAALRDVVGVVLVVGIACYMAFSAGASNVANAVAPLVGSEAIRPNTGVLLAGGAIGVGAFTIARRTLDTVGNDLTDLPLLAALIVETVAASLITFLSVIGIPASLAVSATMSIVGLGWGRATRTTTLSEAAGAAMAGEEPTAKARVDALAADGKGAGGDSAEARSVPRIGEEDPDDLAATELFDPATTGRVIVLWIMTPSISAAASFLLFEYAPVF from the coding sequence GTGATAGCGCCGCTCCTCGTCGTCGGGCTGCTGGTCGCGGCGTTCGTCGGATTCAACATCGGCGGCTCCTCGACCGGCGTCGCCTTCGGGCCGGCCGTCGGGAGCGACACGGTCTCGAAGACGGCCGCTGCCGGACTGATGACCACGTTCGCCCTGCTCGGTGGCTACACCGTCGGGAAGAACGTCATCGAGACGATGGGCGGCGAGATCGTCCCGCCCTCGCAGTTCTCGCTGGCCGCCAGCGTGGCCGTCCTGTTCTTCGTGGGGCTGGCGCTGCTGGTGTCGAACCTGTTCGGCGTCCCCGCCTCCACGTCGATGACCGCCGTCGGTGCCATCGCCGGCCTGGGCGTCGCCACCGACTCCATCGTCTGGCCGGTGATGGGTCGCATCGTCTCCTGGTGGCTGGTCGCCCCCATCGCCGCGTTCTGGGTCTGTGCGGTCATCGGGCGCTACCTCTACCCGTACCTCGACGCGAAGGTTCCGCTCGACTCGGCCGGCGGCGTCATCGAGCGCCGGTACGCCGGGCCGATTCCGTACCCGGCCCGCGCGCCCGGGGCGGCGCTGAGGGATGTCGTCGGCGTCGTCCTCGTGGTCGGTATCGCCTGCTACATGGCCTTCTCCGCGGGCGCATCGAACGTCGCGAACGCGGTCGCACCGCTGGTCGGAAGCGAGGCCATCAGGCCGAACACGGGCGTCCTCCTTGCGGGCGGCGCCATCGGCGTCGGCGCGTTCACCATCGCCCGCCGGACGCTGGACACCGTCGGCAACGACCTGACGGACCTGCCGCTGCTGGCCGCGCTCATCGTGGAGACGGTTGCGGCCTCGCTGATCACCTTCCTCTCGGTCATCGGCATCCCGGCCTCGCTCGCGGTGTCGGCGACGATGTCCATCGTCGGGCTGGGCTGGGGCCGGGCGACCCGGACGACGACGCTCTCGGAGGCCGCGGGCGCCGCGATGGCCGGCGAGGAGCCGACCGCGAAGGCTCGCGTGGACGCACTGGCCGCGGACGGCAAGGGTGCCGGCGGAGACAGCGCCGAGGCGAGGAGCGTGCCCCGCATCGGCGAGGAGGACCCGGACGACCTCGCGGCGACGGAACTGTTCGACCCCGCCACCACCGGCCGCGTCATCGTCCTGTGGATCATGACGCCCTCCATCTCCGCAGCCGCGTCGTTCCTCCTCTTCGAGTACGCGCCCGTTTTCTAG
- the fer gene encoding ferredoxin Fer, translated as MPTVEYLNYEVVEDNGWDMYDDPVFDEAADMDLDGEDYGELDVNEGEYILEAAEAQGYDWPFSCRAGACANCAAIVLEGDIDMDMQQILSDEEVDEKNVRLTCIGSPAADTVQIVYNAKHLDYLQNRVI; from the coding sequence ATGCCTACAGTAGAATACCTCAACTACGAGGTCGTCGAGGACAACGGCTGGGACATGTACGACGACCCCGTCTTCGACGAGGCCGCGGACATGGACCTCGATGGCGAGGACTACGGCGAGCTGGATGTCAACGAGGGCGAGTACATCCTCGAGGCCGCAGAAGCGCAGGGCTACGACTGGCCCTTCTCGTGCCGTGCCGGCGCGTGTGCGAACTGCGCCGCCATCGTCCTCGAGGGCGACATCGACATGGACATGCAGCAGATCCTCTCCGACGAGGAGGTCGACGAGAAGAACGTCCGCCTGACCTGCATCGGGTCGCCCGCGGCCGATACGGTCCAGATCGTCTACAACGCGAAGCACCTCGACTACCTCCAGAACCGCGTCATCTGA
- a CDS encoding DUF7384 family protein, which yields MTDRPSPASVVADADVLAADLLCGGPAASTPDADEVDDDGAAARAALDALRAHSWTTLVATGPLLDDAEAIVADLADPDLAAAWRDRVEGWATVVEPAAGGHPALVAAHAGPAAHVLTFEQSLASAGAGANLRQRIDVSVRHPRAFVRVFDAAALWAAVHDDNPGEYPGPDRDPRV from the coding sequence GTGACCGACCGTCCCAGCCCCGCCAGCGTCGTCGCCGACGCCGACGTGCTCGCGGCGGACCTGCTGTGTGGCGGGCCGGCAGCGAGCACGCCCGACGCTGACGAGGTGGATGATGACGGCGCGGCGGCCCGCGCCGCACTGGACGCGCTCCGTGCGCACTCCTGGACCACACTCGTCGCGACCGGGCCCCTTCTCGACGACGCCGAGGCCATCGTCGCCGACCTCGCGGACCCGGACCTGGCGGCGGCCTGGCGCGACCGCGTCGAGGGGTGGGCCACGGTCGTCGAGCCGGCCGCCGGCGGGCACCCCGCACTGGTGGCGGCCCACGCCGGTCCCGCGGCACACGTGCTCACGTTCGAGCAGTCACTCGCGAGCGCCGGCGCGGGCGCGAACCTGCGCCAGCGCATCGACGTGTCGGTGCGCCACCCGCGGGCCTTCGTCCGGGTCTTCGACGCCGCGGCGTTGTGGGCCGCTGTCCACGACGACAACCCGGGCGAGTACCCCGGGCCGGACCGCGACCCGCGGGTGTGA
- a CDS encoding SDR family NAD(P)-dependent oxidoreductase, translated as MPHGTALVTGASAGIGRALAEEFARNGYDLVLVARREEKLREAADEFEQYGIDAHVVPTDLGSRANREELYGEVTEERDIEVDTLVNNVGIGTQGKYTDIPVDRDLLQIELNITTPSHLTKLFGADMVERGDGRVLNVASSAAFQPGPFMAVYYASKAYLLSFSEALHEELAADGVTVTALCPGPVETEFQARAENEDAPIGGGEHDGLLSVNWQDADDVAEAGYDGVHDGEAVVVTGTDLKVLSRVVPLLPRSTVRKLSRSLNEA; from the coding sequence ATGCCACACGGAACCGCGCTCGTCACGGGTGCATCCGCGGGAATCGGCCGGGCGCTCGCCGAGGAGTTCGCCCGCAACGGTTACGACCTCGTCCTCGTCGCGCGTCGGGAGGAGAAACTCCGGGAGGCGGCCGACGAGTTCGAGCAGTACGGCATCGACGCCCACGTCGTCCCGACGGACCTCGGGAGCCGGGCAAACCGCGAAGAACTGTACGGGGAGGTCACGGAGGAGCGTGACATCGAGGTCGACACGCTCGTCAACAACGTCGGCATCGGAACGCAGGGCAAGTACACGGACATCCCCGTCGACCGGGACCTGCTACAGATCGAACTCAACATCACCACGCCCTCGCACCTGACCAAACTGTTCGGCGCGGACATGGTCGAGCGCGGTGACGGGCGGGTCCTCAACGTCGCGTCCTCGGCGGCGTTCCAGCCCGGACCCTTCATGGCGGTCTACTACGCGAGCAAGGCCTACCTCCTCTCCTTCTCCGAGGCCCTCCACGAGGAACTCGCAGCGGACGGCGTGACGGTGACGGCGCTCTGCCCCGGCCCCGTGGAGACGGAGTTCCAGGCGCGCGCCGAGAACGAGGACGCGCCCATCGGCGGTGGCGAGCACGACGGCCTGCTGAGCGTCAACTGGCAGGACGCCGACGACGTGGCCGAGGCGGGCTACGACGGCGTCCACGACGGCGAGGCGGTCGTCGTCACGGGCACGGACCTGAAGGTGCTCTCGCGGGTGGTCCCGCTGCTGCCGCGGTCGACGGTGCGGAAGCTGTCGCGGAGCCTGAACGAAGCCTGA
- the serS gene encoding serine--tRNA ligase, producing the protein MIPRQYLREHPDEVRAALDARGYDDVDVDALLEIDAEWRDLKAEGDGLRHERNEVSSKIGQLKQEGKEEEAQAAIEESQELKDEIERVEDRADELEAKLEQGLLELPQIPHEDVPVGEDEADNVERDRVGFDDLRDLPDEVTPHYDLGEELQIIDEARGAKTTGGGFYFLKGDGARLEHALIQFMLDVHREQGYHDIFPPVPVTSASMRGTGQLPKFNHDAYRIGGAEHDEYTDDDLWLCPTAEVPVTNMHREEIMLDDDLPLKYQAYTPNFRREAGEHGTETRGIVRVHQFNKVELVNFVRPDESYDRLWSLIDEACEVIDRLGLPYRTLDLCTGDLTFASARTVDIEVWAPGTDSEDGPEEGGRWLEVSSASNFEEFQARRAGIQYRPERHESAEYLHTLNASGTAVGRVMVAILEYYQNEDGTVDVPEALQPYMGGTEVIEGHDPVGESAVGAGEKE; encoded by the coding sequence ATGATTCCCCGGCAGTACCTCCGCGAGCACCCCGACGAGGTGCGCGCGGCACTCGACGCGCGCGGGTACGACGACGTTGACGTGGACGCGCTCCTCGAGATCGACGCGGAGTGGCGCGACCTGAAGGCCGAGGGCGACGGCCTCCGCCACGAGCGCAACGAGGTCTCGAGCAAGATCGGCCAGCTCAAACAGGAGGGCAAGGAAGAGGAGGCCCAGGCAGCCATCGAGGAGTCACAGGAACTCAAGGACGAGATCGAGCGCGTCGAGGACCGCGCCGACGAACTGGAGGCGAAGCTCGAACAGGGCCTGCTCGAACTCCCGCAGATTCCCCACGAGGACGTGCCCGTCGGCGAGGACGAGGCCGACAACGTCGAGCGCGACCGCGTGGGCTTCGACGATCTGCGCGACCTGCCCGACGAGGTGACACCGCACTACGACCTCGGCGAGGAACTCCAGATCATCGACGAGGCCCGCGGCGCGAAGACGACCGGCGGCGGCTTCTACTTCCTGAAGGGGGACGGCGCACGCCTCGAGCACGCGCTCATCCAGTTCATGCTCGACGTCCACCGCGAGCAGGGCTACCACGATATCTTCCCGCCCGTCCCGGTGACGAGCGCGTCGATGCGGGGGACCGGCCAGCTCCCGAAGTTCAACCACGACGCCTACCGCATCGGCGGCGCCGAGCACGACGAGTACACCGACGACGACCTCTGGCTCTGTCCCACCGCCGAGGTGCCGGTGACGAACATGCACCGCGAGGAGATCATGCTCGACGACGACCTCCCGCTGAAGTACCAGGCGTACACGCCGAACTTCCGGCGCGAGGCCGGCGAGCACGGCACCGAGACGCGGGGCATCGTCCGGGTCCACCAGTTCAACAAGGTCGAACTCGTCAACTTCGTCCGGCCCGACGAGAGCTACGACCGCCTCTGGAGCCTCATCGACGAGGCCTGCGAGGTCATCGACCGGCTCGGCCTCCCCTACCGCACGCTGGACCTCTGCACGGGCGACCTGACGTTCGCCTCGGCCCGCACCGTCGACATCGAGGTGTGGGCGCCCGGCACCGACAGCGAGGACGGTCCCGAGGAGGGCGGCCGCTGGCTGGAGGTCTCGTCGGCGTCGAACTTCGAGGAGTTCCAGGCCCGGCGCGCCGGCATCCAGTACCGCCCCGAGCGCCACGAGTCGGCCGAGTACCTCCACACGCTCAACGCGTCGGGGACCGCCGTCGGCCGCGTGATGGTCGCCATCCTGGAGTACTACCAGAACGAGGACGGCACCGTCGACGTGCCCGAGGCACTTCAGCCCTACATGGGCGGCACGGAGGTCATCGAGGGCCACGACCCCGTCGGGGAGTCGGCCGTCGGCGCCGGCGAGAAGGAGTAA
- a CDS encoding glycerate kinase type-2 family protein, whose protein sequence is MIRNRDALLDGAQAPALAELALDCVEAGIRAADPERATRERVRLEGGQLTVGGDTYDLAEYDRILVLGGGKAAAGVARGLEATLGDRLSGGVVGVPSDADTSGLDRAEAVTAGHPTPTEGSVTAGQRVLAAARDADARTLVLTVVTGGGSACLAAPAGDLALADLRDVTEALLAAGADIDETNAVRKHLSALKGGHLARVAAPATVVGLLVSDVVGDDPAVVGSGPTAPDRTTYGDALDVLYRYAIDPPAVRAHLEAGARGDHPETPDAEDGAFDRVTNHVLAGARTALDAARDRAAAAGYDPLVLSSRVRGEAQEAALTGVAVAEEALATGDPVDPPAVVLSGGETTVTVRGDGTGGPNGEYALRVALEFGGTDAPVALACVDTDGRDGSAEAAGALVDPGTIEDPAAARDALARSDSHGHLGDRGALVRTGATGTNVNDLRVLVVGRDG, encoded by the coding sequence GTGATTCGCAACCGCGACGCCCTGCTCGACGGCGCGCAGGCCCCCGCGCTCGCCGAGCTCGCGCTGGACTGCGTCGAGGCGGGCATCCGCGCGGCCGACCCCGAGCGCGCGACCCGGGAACGCGTCCGTCTCGAGGGCGGGCAGCTCACCGTCGGCGGCGACACCTACGACCTCGCGGAGTACGACCGGATCCTCGTCCTCGGGGGCGGCAAGGCCGCGGCCGGCGTCGCGCGCGGCCTCGAAGCCACCCTCGGCGACCGACTCTCGGGGGGCGTCGTCGGCGTGCCGTCGGATGCCGACACCTCTGGCCTCGACCGCGCCGAGGCCGTCACGGCCGGCCATCCCACCCCGACCGAAGGGAGCGTCACGGCGGGCCAGCGCGTCCTCGCCGCCGCCCGGGACGCCGACGCTCGCACCCTCGTTCTCACCGTCGTCACGGGCGGGGGTTCGGCCTGTCTCGCCGCGCCGGCGGGCGACCTCGCACTCGCCGACCTCCGCGACGTGACTGAGGCCCTGCTCGCCGCCGGTGCCGACATCGACGAGACGAACGCCGTCCGCAAGCACCTCTCCGCGCTGAAGGGCGGCCACCTCGCACGCGTGGCGGCCCCAGCGACGGTCGTCGGACTGCTCGTCAGCGATGTCGTCGGGGACGACCCGGCCGTCGTCGGCAGCGGCCCCACCGCGCCGGACCGGACGACCTACGGAGACGCGCTGGACGTGCTGTACCGGTATGCCATCGACCCGCCGGCCGTCCGGGCGCATCTCGAGGCCGGCGCACGGGGGGACCACCCGGAGACACCGGATGCCGAGGACGGCGCGTTCGACCGCGTGACGAACCACGTCCTCGCCGGGGCTCGCACCGCACTGGATGCGGCCCGCGACCGTGCGGCAGCGGCCGGCTACGACCCGCTCGTCCTCTCCTCGCGCGTGCGCGGCGAGGCGCAGGAGGCGGCGCTCACGGGCGTCGCCGTCGCGGAGGAGGCGCTCGCGACCGGCGACCCGGTCGACCCGCCGGCGGTCGTTCTCTCGGGGGGCGAGACGACCGTCACCGTCCGGGGCGACGGCACGGGCGGCCCGAACGGCGAGTACGCGCTCCGGGTGGCGCTGGAATTCGGGGGCACGGACGCGCCGGTCGCGCTCGCGTGCGTCGACACGGACGGGCGTGACGGGAGCGCCGAGGCAGCCGGCGCGCTGGTCGACCCCGGGACCATCGAGGACCCGGCGGCCGCCCGGGACGCGCTCGCGCGCAGCGATTCGCACGGCCACCTCGGCGACCGTGGTGCGCTGGTCCGAACCGGCGCGACCGGAACGAACGTGAACGACCTCCGGGTGCTCGTGGTCGGGCGCGACGGGTGA
- a CDS encoding ArsA family ATPase, whose protein sequence is MSSIDVEAVESVEDEALAVDAPEYVLYGGKGGVGKTTMAAATALASARDGVATLAVSTDPAHSLSDSLGTDIPAEPTRIREDVPLYAAEIDPDAMTSGPFAEGGEGGGMLGGLDALMQDEGLNPFAAGTMPGADEAAAMQLLLQYMDDERFDRVVVDTAPTGHTLRLLELPELMESLTGRLLAFRERLSGMMGSVKGLFGAGADEESIEQGMDDLRVLADRVERLRERLRDPARTDFRVVMVPEEMSVVESEHLLERLRAFEIPVGTVVVNRVMQDLADVTDMEADWFVAPDLENCEFCQRRWQVQRSALSRAQDVFRGHDVKRVPLFADEVRGERMLRVVAACLA, encoded by the coding sequence ATGAGCAGTATCGACGTGGAGGCCGTGGAGTCGGTCGAGGACGAGGCACTCGCGGTCGACGCACCGGAGTACGTCCTCTACGGCGGGAAGGGCGGCGTCGGCAAGACGACGATGGCGGCCGCGACTGCGCTCGCGTCGGCCCGTGACGGCGTCGCCACGCTCGCCGTCTCGACGGACCCCGCGCACTCGCTGTCGGACTCGCTGGGCACCGACATTCCGGCGGAGCCGACGCGCATCCGCGAGGACGTGCCACTGTACGCCGCGGAGATCGACCCGGACGCGATGACGAGTGGCCCGTTCGCCGAGGGTGGCGAGGGCGGCGGGATGCTCGGCGGGCTGGACGCGCTGATGCAGGACGAGGGACTCAATCCGTTCGCCGCGGGGACGATGCCCGGCGCCGACGAGGCCGCCGCGATGCAGTTGCTCCTGCAGTACATGGACGACGAACGGTTCGACCGCGTGGTCGTGGACACGGCGCCGACGGGCCACACGCTGCGGCTGCTGGAGCTCCCCGAGCTGATGGAGTCGCTGACCGGCCGCCTGCTCGCCTTCCGCGAGCGACTGTCCGGGATGATGGGCAGCGTGAAGGGATTGTTCGGCGCCGGCGCGGACGAGGAATCCATAGAGCAGGGGATGGACGACCTGCGGGTGCTGGCCGACCGCGTCGAGCGGCTCCGCGAGCGCCTGCGCGACCCCGCACGCACCGATTTCCGTGTCGTGATGGTACCCGAGGAGATGAGCGTCGTCGAGTCCGAGCACCTCCTCGAACGGCTGCGCGCGTTCGAGATCCCCGTCGGCACGGTGGTCGTCAATCGCGTGATGCAGGACCTGGCCGACGTGACCGACATGGAGGCCGACTGGTTCGTCGCACCCGATCTCGAGAACTGCGAGTTCTGCCAGCGCCGCTGGCAGGTCCAGCGCTCGGCGCTCTCGCGGGCCCAGGACGTGTTCCGGGGCCACGACGTGAAGCGTGTGCCGCTGTTCGCCGACGAGGTCCGGGGGGAGCGGATGCTGCGCGTGGTCGCGGCCTGTCTCGCCTGA
- a CDS encoding pyridoxal phosphate-dependent aminotransferase, translated as MDYERPLFFRVMQYAAAAERDVVDMVSGNPDWEPPEALREGIREFADLPVEHYQYPPSEGLDELRAGIAAHHDVPTESVFVTNGTGEANHLGTAIGLDEYPGNEVLLTDPVYPYYAGRTELLGADSTYVAADEQGRLDPEDVRRAASDETAVIVVNSPNNPTGAVYGRETKRALVEVAEEHDALLVSDEVYERFDHSGRFCSALEFDSDHRFVTNAFSKSMAITGLRVGYCIAPEPLRPAVRTRHMLTNVTCSRPAQYAVLKALRETPESYYEGNRDLVADRIETFTAALDAAGADYVTPEGAFYVLARFEDYPGTLANVERLIDEAGVAGMPGDAFGTSRADWLRFALVTPLVEEAAERLRDFFA; from the coding sequence ATGGACTACGAGCGGCCACTGTTCTTCCGGGTGATGCAGTACGCCGCGGCCGCCGAGCGGGACGTGGTAGATATGGTCAGCGGGAACCCGGACTGGGAGCCCCCCGAGGCGCTCCGCGAGGGTATCCGCGAGTTCGCGGACCTGCCGGTCGAGCACTACCAGTACCCCCCGAGCGAGGGGCTGGACGAACTCCGGGCGGGCATCGCCGCCCACCACGACGTGCCGACCGAGAGCGTGTTCGTCACGAACGGCACCGGCGAGGCCAACCACCTCGGGACCGCCATCGGACTGGATGAGTATCCTGGAAACGAGGTACTGCTGACCGACCCCGTCTACCCCTACTACGCCGGTCGGACGGAGCTGCTGGGTGCCGATTCGACCTACGTGGCTGCCGACGAGCAGGGCCGTCTCGACCCCGAGGACGTACGCCGGGCAGCCAGCGACGAGACGGCCGTCATCGTCGTCAACTCGCCGAACAACCCGACGGGCGCGGTGTACGGGCGCGAGACGAAGCGGGCGCTGGTCGAGGTCGCGGAGGAACACGACGCGCTGCTCGTGAGCGACGAGGTGTACGAGCGGTTCGACCACTCTGGCCGGTTCTGCTCGGCGCTCGAATTCGACTCGGACCATCGCTTCGTGACGAACGCCTTCTCGAAGTCGATGGCCATCACCGGGCTGCGAGTCGGGTACTGCATCGCCCCCGAACCCCTTCGGCCGGCGGTCCGGACACGGCACATGCTGACGAACGTGACCTGCTCGCGGCCCGCGCAGTACGCCGTTCTGAAGGCACTCCGGGAGACGCCAGAGTCGTACTACGAGGGGAACCGCGACCTCGTCGCCGACCGCATCGAGACATTCACGGCCGCGCTGGACGCAGCCGGCGCTGATTACGTCACGCCCGAGGGCGCCTTCTACGTCCTCGCGCGGTTCGAGGACTATCCGGGAACGCTCGCGAACGTCGAGCGGCTCATCGACGAGGCCGGCGTCGCGGGGATGCCGGGCGACGCTTTCGGCACCTCGCGCGCGGACTGGCTCCGGTTCGCGCTGGTGACGCCACTGGTCGAGGAGGCGGCCGAGCGGCTCCGCGATTTCTTCGCCTGA
- a CDS encoding CinA family protein yields the protein MHEFAEDPPVEERIGDALRETNATIAAAESATGGLIGSLLTDVPGSSDYFDRSVVTYSYDAKRDVLAVPREDLDEHGAVSEPVARAMARGVRDTADTTWGVATTGIAGPTGGDDADPVGTVYVGVAYAGAWGSGESTSSVERYVFDGDRLAVKEQFARQALRDALAAIEAR from the coding sequence ATGCACGAGTTCGCCGAGGACCCGCCGGTCGAGGAACGCATCGGGGACGCGCTCCGGGAGACGAACGCGACCATCGCGGCCGCCGAATCCGCGACCGGCGGGCTCATCGGCTCGCTGCTGACCGACGTTCCGGGGTCGAGCGACTACTTCGACCGCTCGGTCGTCACCTACTCCTACGACGCCAAACGCGACGTGCTTGCCGTCCCGCGCGAGGACCTCGACGAGCACGGCGCCGTCAGCGAGCCCGTCGCCCGCGCGATGGCCCGCGGGGTGCGGGACACCGCGGACACGACGTGGGGTGTCGCCACGACCGGCATCGCCGGGCCGACGGGCGGCGACGACGCGGATCCGGTCGGAACGGTGTACGTTGGTGTCGCGTACGCGGGCGCGTGGGGCTCCGGCGAGTCGACGAGCAGCGTCGAGCGGTACGTCTTCGACGGCGACCGGCTCGCGGTCAAGGAGCAGTTCGCCCGGCAGGCGCTCCGGGACGCGCTCGCAGCTATCGAGGCCCGCTAG
- a CDS encoding D-aminoacyl-tRNA deacylase yields the protein MLAIVVSRADSASVHIGEQLRARASWTEHTDGTRTDADGGGTVYRTEGAELREFDDLHLHLDGVASAFGTVDEGPEREAGLLAFASRHAGETGPLLTAHHTGNFGPADHGGADGELAAAAPNATAEALDALTRHAPDGYETGLECTHHGPTDVGCPSLFVEVGSDEPQWDDPDAARAVARTILDLRGVSPDAERSVVCFGGGHYAARPERVVRETDWAVGHIAADWCLDDLGDPDTPTARATLDAAFTESGASHALVEGDHPDLVAVLEDLRHRVVGETYLRETTGVPQATVERAEAELCRVGEGLRFGDRAPGYAGPLTAVELPAGLVTECEGIDRERTREAVDSRTVAVTTTENGTLVDDRALFPATDAEAAAEIRAELVGELVAVLRERYDGVSVHADAVVARRTAFDPEKARTLGVPEGPAFGKLSAGETVEVNGRVIEPGAVRSEEELRFPL from the coding sequence GTGCTAGCCATCGTCGTCAGCCGCGCCGACAGCGCGTCCGTCCACATCGGCGAGCAGTTGCGCGCCCGCGCGTCGTGGACCGAGCACACCGACGGGACGCGGACGGACGCCGACGGCGGCGGCACCGTCTACCGGACCGAGGGCGCCGAACTCCGCGAGTTCGACGACCTCCACCTCCACCTCGACGGTGTCGCGTCGGCGTTCGGCACGGTCGACGAGGGGCCCGAACGCGAAGCCGGGCTGCTCGCGTTCGCGTCGCGCCACGCCGGCGAGACGGGCCCGCTCCTGACGGCCCACCACACCGGGAACTTCGGGCCGGCGGACCACGGCGGCGCGGACGGTGAACTGGCCGCTGCGGCGCCGAACGCGACGGCTGAGGCGCTCGACGCCCTGACCCGGCACGCGCCCGATGGCTACGAGACCGGCCTGGAGTGTACCCACCACGGCCCGACGGACGTGGGCTGTCCGTCGCTGTTCGTCGAGGTGGGGAGCGACGAGCCCCAGTGGGACGACCCCGACGCCGCGCGGGCCGTGGCCCGGACGATCCTCGACCTCCGCGGCGTGTCCCCCGACGCCGAGCGGTCCGTCGTCTGCTTCGGCGGCGGCCACTACGCGGCCCGTCCGGAGCGGGTCGTCCGCGAGACTGACTGGGCCGTCGGCCACATCGCCGCCGACTGGTGCCTGGACGACCTCGGTGACCCGGACACGCCGACGGCGCGAGCGACCCTGGACGCCGCCTTCACCGAGAGCGGCGCCAGCCACGCGCTCGTCGAGGGTGACCACCCGGACCTCGTCGCCGTTCTCGAGGACCTGCGCCACCGCGTCGTCGGGGAGACGTACCTCCGGGAGACGACCGGCGTCCCGCAGGCGACCGTCGAGCGCGCCGAGGCCGAACTCTGCCGGGTCGGGGAGGGCCTCCGCTTCGGGGACCGGGCGCCCGGGTACGCCGGTCCCCTGACCGCTGTCGAGCTCCCGGCCGGACTCGTGACCGAGTGCGAGGGGATCGACCGCGAGCGGACACGGGAGGCGGTCGACAGCCGCACGGTCGCGGTGACGACCACCGAGAACGGGACGCTGGTCGACGACCGGGCGCTGTTCCCGGCCACCGACGCCGAGGCCGCCGCCGAGATCCGGGCCGAACTGGTGGGTGAGCTGGTGGCCGTCCTCCGGGAGCGCTACGACGGCGTGAGCGTCCACGCCGATGCGGTCGTGGCGCGCCGGACGGCGTTCGACCCGGAGAAGGCACGCACCCTCGGCGTTCCGGAGGGCCCGGCCTTCGGGAAGCTGTCGGCCGGGGAGACGGTCGAGGTGAACGGGCGCGTCATCGAGCCCGGGGCGGTCCGCTCCGAGGAGGAGTTGCGGTTCCCGCTCTGA